The Variovorax sp. S12S4 genome includes the window TTGCACGCGCGCGCCGGTGACGAAGTAGGCGTGCAGGTCATGGGCAAAGCTGTTGAGCTTGGTCAGCACGAACTTGTTGCCGCGAACCAGCGCGTTGTAGCCCAGCACGGCCGGAATGGCCACCGCCAGGCCCAGCGCCGTCATGATCAGCGCCTCGCCGATGGGGCCTGCCACCTTGTCGATGGTGGCTTGGCCGGCCGAGCCGATGCTCATGAGCGCGTGATAGATGCCCCACACCGTGCCGAAGAGGCCGATGAACGGCGCGGTCGAGCCGACGGAAGCCAGGATGGCAAGGCCGGTTTGCAGGCGCGCCGTGAAAGCGTCGATGCCGTTGCGCAGTGCGCGCGTGATCCAGTCGCTCACGTCGAGCGCATCGTGCAGATGGGCCTTGGTGTTGCGGTGGTGCGCAGCCGCTTCACGGCCTTCGAGCGCCAATGCGCGGAACGGATTGCTGTCGTCCTTGCCGAGCTTGTTCAGCGCGGTTGCAAAGTCTTCGCTGTGCCAGAAGTCCTGCGAGTGCTTGGCAAGGCGCTTGTATTTGATGACGTCGAGGGCCTTGACGATGATCACGATCCACGACGCAAGCGACATGCCGATCAACAGCACCGCGACGGCCTTGGTGACGAAATCGCCCTGGTTCCAGACGTTCATCAAGCCGAATTGGGATTCCATACGAAGTTGCTCCAGAGAAAAATTAGTTCAATTTGAATGAGAAGGGCGCCCGCAGCAGGTAGGTCGTCTGTGCGTTGCCTCCTGTTTGCCTGAAGGGCGTGACCTGGGCGGTTCGGGCGGCGCTCAGCGCCGCTTCGTCGAGGCGTTCGAAGCCGCTGGATTTGTAGAGTTCGACCCGCTTGGCGAAGCCTTCGCTGTCGAAGTAGATCGAGACGACCGTCGTTCCCGACTCGCCCAGGCGCCGGCTCATGCTCGGGTAGACGAGCTTGGGCTCTCTTATATAGCGGGTCTGGCCCTCGGAGATCTCGATCATCCGCGGTGCCGGCGGGGCGGGGGCGCGGGCGGCGGTGCGGGTGGCGCAGGCGGAGCCGGCGCCTCGACCGGGGGTGCGGGGGAGGCGGCTCGGTCACGCCCACGGGCGCAGCGGGGGCGGGTGTCGGCTTGGGTTCGCGAATTGCCACCGGGCGGGGCGGAGGCTTGACGGCCTCGGGCTTGCGCTGGGGGGCGGCGGCGGTGGGGGAGGCGGCGGCTCGGCCGGCTTGGGTG containing:
- a CDS encoding MotA/TolQ/ExbB proton channel family protein; protein product: MESQFGLMNVWNQGDFVTKAVAVLLIGMSLASWIVIIVKALDVIKYKRLAKHSQDFWHSEDFATALNKLGKDDSNPFRALALEGREAAAHHRNTKAHLHDALDVSDWITRALRNGIDAFTARLQTGLAILASVGSTAPFIGLFGTVWGIYHALMSIGSAGQATIDKVAGPIGEALIMTALGLAVAIPAVLGYNALVRGNKFVLTKLNSFAHDLHAYFVTGARVQSGSGDAIVVPLKKG